Within the Amaranthus tricolor cultivar Red isolate AtriRed21 chromosome 15, ASM2621246v1, whole genome shotgun sequence genome, the region tgtatatgtatatatatatatatatatatatatatatatatatatatatatatatatatatatatatatatagtatatatatatatatatatatatatgtatatatacatatatatttgtatatatacatatatatatgtatatatgtatatatatatatatatatgttatatatatatatatatatatatatatatatatatatatatgtatatatatatatatgtatatatatatatatatatatatatatgtatatatgtatatatatatatgtatatatgtatatatacatatatatttgtatatatacatatatatatatatatgtatatatatatatatatatgtatatatatatatatatatatgtatatatatatatatgtagatatatatatatatatatgtatatatatatgtatatatatatgtatatatatatatatatatatatatatatatatatatatatatatatatatatgtatatatatatgtatatatatatatatatatgtatatatatatgtatatatgtatatatatatgtatatatatatatatgtatatatatatatatgtatatatatatatatatatatgtatatatatatatatgtatatatatatatatatatatatatatatatatatatatatatatatgtatatatatatatatatgaaataaaatTGTTAGCACGCATAAGAAATTGAAGTTTATTAGctaatttaaaaagtaaaatctaatttaagaaataatttactaatgaataatctaatctttcTTTTATCCACTGTGAATAATTCTatctttggattattttttaatgatctagtatttgctatatattttcCCACAACATAccatattattaataatacgTAATAATTGGCTATGGTACcaacaaattaaaacaaaggTTGAAATTAGTCACAACCATCTAAGGGCAAATTTGGAATATGagaaaataatctaaaggtgagattattcacACTGAACAAGTAAAAGtttgaattattaatgtcaatttttgcatttaaaaaatttatttataataatataaggaaaaatagattaaaaactaattttaaaataaattataataaattcaattaagtaGATTCAGTTAAATCaaactaattatattaaattaattaaattatattaaattataaagtaaaaaaaataaataatttaaataaaaaatatgactCTTGTACGACCACGTGTACGCCCACGTGTATAACCACGGCAGAGCAATGACTACGTGTATAAACAAGTCAGCAAGGGACGTGATATTTTGGTCAAAATAGTAAAATCCAGTTGGTTGAAAAATAACTTCAAAGATGGCCGCACCAacgaacaaaatattttaagttgAGCTTGATAAATTTCGAGCTAGACTTATtacatataatttttcttaataaaaataCATTACACCTGAGCACAGTATATTTTTGATTACAAGGTGGGATGAATGAATGAGTTTAGAGTTGGAAAAAATATGGGACAAAAATAACTTGGCTTTAAGAGTAAAATAAGAAAGCAACATAAGAGTGGCCATTTGATTAGACATGATTTATTTGTAAGAATTGGAATATGTTTTCTATCACCCTTAGTTtgctatatattaattttaaaaagttcttttattaaaattgtaaatattgcAAGTTGAATATAACATAGAATATCAACTTAAAATGATAGTCTAACACAAATCAAAGTAAACAAAAGAAAGCAAAATTCTCCATAGCAATAATTTTAGTTCAAGTTGGTTGTTGCATGTTGTTGGCAAATCCTACAAGACCATTGTCATCCTTCATAATTCAACACTCATTTTTTAGACAAACTGACAACATGTGCAGCACATTTGTGTCATCTTCCTGTAAAAATCCTGCTAAGTGCTAATCTTCCATGATGGTTCAACGACCACTTTTTTCTCTACTATCTTTCTAAATAATTACTTGCACTCATATGTATTTAGGAGTGTCCATTCATGGCAAGGTTTTATAAATCTTTTTTGGATTATATTAAACATATAAAATGATTTATTAAATCATCTTATTCATATAATGTTGCATATATTACTAGACAACGAAGAATCATTCAAAAAATGTATTTGATGTTGTTAATAAAGATAAAGTTACGtatatttaactattttaatgTTCACCTAGATGAGAGTCGTTTAATGACATCAAAATATTGTAACATGAAGACAATCTATTCAACTCAAAACCTATCCGTTGATAccactctttttttttatatattgtacTATCTCTAGTGTAAATTAGTTTGCTATAGTTGTATAGTAATTACTATTTTCTTCGTCCCTTTGAATTTATTATACGACATGTAAAAAGCtctcattttaattttcattatgtAGCAATTCAAGAGACAAATGAATATTCATTTATTAATACTCTTATTGATTCCATTTGACCCATTTCTCATTGCACATTTATTAATACACTAATTAATCCttaattgttaatatttttaattgtacttatttgaaaattataaaaaaaattggtattaGTAAAGTTTACAACAAGATGAATCAAACACGATCCTATTTGActgtattttaacttataaaaatacaaatgacAAGTGGTTCATAAATAGTATATCTTGACcaatactttattttttaattttatcataatttttaaatatgcgTAGAGGGTCAAAGTAGTAAGATAACTGAAgattaaagataaaaaatatagcAACTAATTTGAATTAGAAAAAGTAGGTTGCATataatgaacaaagaaataataatgcaaaatgCAACAAAAGAAGTCATAGGATTACTTGAGTGCACTGTCCACACGTGTGGTGGGGTGTTCTGCTACGATCTCCTGTTTTCTCCTGGTGGAGTAAACTATGAACTGTGGGATCACCAAACCTGGATGGAGGACATAAGCAGAAAACATCACAACTTCATTATAGAGAAAGAGAAaccacaaaatataaaattttacttcagaattttcttttaatcataTACCCAAAAATCCAGGTTAGTACACAGATTCATATTTGATGTTAGTATAATTAGAGATAAAGTCCTTTACATTGtttatatttgatgttagtaTGTATTCCGACTCATTCTTGTTATTTCAATTGTTGCATTTTACTTTGAACACTTACATTTTTGAACTTGTGAATACTTGACCATGGTGATGTTGACAATATATGTAGTGAAATTTCTAATTTAACGACCTCTTTCTTATTAGTAACAACAGAGCCCTTTTGAAAAACTTTAAATTCTtgtacaaaatttttattttcctaagtaaatatacttattttattattaacaaacttaacatatatttttttattaatttttttcattaatttttttcatatacgAGAAAAAGAGAAGGTCATGTGCGGTCGATCACCTCGCACAGGACCCCTTGTAACAAGGGTGAGAAATTGGTGTGATAGAATATTGTTATGTTGTTATTTGCATGATAAAAAACATTGGCTAGAGAAGGTGGGTTTTTCTTTGAAGTTTGTATTTACAAAGGGTACTTAACCATTCTACCTAATTTGCACCTAATAGAGTTATATTAAAGGTAATCAGTtattagtttaaacttttgatgTATTACCGAATAAAATTTGTGGTTGTTCAAAATTAAAAAGCCTAAAAAAGTGaggttatttatttgttttaggtAGAGAATAGATATATTGATGTGTTCTAGGATGAGAATGAATTACCTGCTACAGGGATGGCTTCTTAATATACAGTTCAAATAATTAGACTATGTTTGGTTGGGTAGTTAGGTCAAATTAATTAGCCGGTGGCTTTTGTTTCCATAAAGGAAATCTACTTTTATTGATCTTTTTGCCTTTCATCATCTTTTCTTTTACATAGTGCCAAATCtttagttaattaatttaggATGTTTTCAGAGTTGATTCAGATTCGAGGTAGCTAGGTTATGTTTCCATGTTTGCCCTTACTTGTCAGTATAATTTTAATAGTAAAGTAGTTGCCAAACATggtattatcattttcttaacaGCTAGGTTTTGTGGACATACATGTTGGGGATTCAGGTCAGTTACTTATCCCTTGAGCTTTAGAATGTTGTGATCAAATGCTTTAAAAAATTGCAACGCTCGTTGAGTTATGGCATTTTGCAATGATAGGAAGAAAACCTGTATTGAAGAGCTTGTTAGATAAAATATTTCCGTTGTTGCAGCTAGTGAGGAAACGACAGCGACTCATGAGAACAAATTTGGAGTTTGGAGGAACTTATGTCATCAGGCCTAAGGGAAAACACCAGGCTACTATAGTCTGGCTGCACGGAATGGGTGATAAAGGATTGAGGTAATGTTTTACAAGCCACAAGCGACAATCGGAAACAAAATTGTTGTTATTACATGGGTAATTTAACGTTGCGTGCATCCCAACCCAAGCCCGCTTAGGCAAAAGCCTTTACGGCCAGTTTAGTAGGTGGTATTAAAcagtggtaatgggaatgaaaactaGTGGCATTGGGAATATATAATGTCGCGTTATAACTTTCTATTTAACTTTGTTTTCTACGTTGCAGCTGGTCTCAGCTGTTCGAGAACCTTCCCCTTCCAAATGTAAGTTCTGTTGGCCTAGTATCATATTCATAACCATCTTTTATTTGATGATCAGGAACTTATGAGCTCAAATTTGATAGTATTATAAACATGCAGATTAAATGGATTTGCCCAACTGCTCCTACTCGTCCAGTTGCACTTCTTGGGGGATTTCCTTGCACTTCTTGTAAGTACATCTTCTCAATCACTACAGCCGGCTGTTGCACTTCTATTTCTTATCTGCAGATAACAACTGAAGGAATCTATTGGTTTGATGATGTCAGGGTTTGATGCAGACGATATATCAGAAAACGCTCCAGCCAATATGGAGAGTTTAGATGCTTCAGCCACACATATTGCTAACCTTTTGTCCAGTGAACCCTCTGATGGTATGTGTTTTTGATGAATTTCCGATGTTACAAGATAGCCCAAGTCCTTTTTTATATGGGTTCTTTGTATTTTCTGTTCAACAACGAAGAAAGTTTGTCAAAGACTTGGAATTGATGTTTGAAATTCTGAATGTAGTCAAACTCGGTATTGGAGGATTCAACATGGGTGCCGCTATCGCTTTGTATTCTGTAATATGCCAAGTTTTAGGGCGATACAGTAATGGGAACCCTTATCCTATAACTCTGAGCATAGCTGTGGGACTGAGTGGGTGGCTGCCGTGTTCAAGGTTTGTAATTTTTGTAGCAAGTATTTTGAGTTTCATCAACTTGTGTTCCTACAAAATCGTAACTTTTGCAATTAATAGCTTATTAAGAACGTGGACGGAGGACTCTCAAGAAGCTGTGCTGCGTGCGGTAGATGTGCCCATTTTACTTTGTCATGGATTAGGTATTCCGGTTCCTTATTCTGCATCTTTCTTGTCACTGTGTTTTCTTCCCCTTCGCCTTTTGAATTCACCATTGTctcaaaatgacccaaaattAAGCCTAAAACCGACAATAATTAACTTTTCTTTATTCACAATTTTCTATTCGCAAGAAGATTAGCGAATTTTGTACAGCTATTAACACTTCATCATGGGATGTATATCCATAATTTTTTGTCTAATCAACACCACTTCCCTTCTATTATCGAATTTTGTCAAGGAATAATAGTTTCTCTTCATTTCCCCATTTTGTTTCAGCTGATGAAGTGGTTGCTTATGGACATGGAGAGAAAGCTGTGGAGGCTCTTACTTCAATCGGATTCCAGAATATTACTTTCAGGAGCTACGAGGGGTACACTATTCTTATACTAACTTCGAAGCACATGCTAAACAATGGCATATACatgaatatatacaatatacacACTCAATAAGTGGTCTCATAATGTGGGTATGTTATGCAGGCTAGGTCATTATACAATTCCGGAAGAAACGGATGAAGTTTGCAAATGGCTAACGACAGTGTTGGATCTTGAAGGGACCCCTTCAGATTCCTAAGATAATGAAGGCAAAGCAGCAATATGTTCTTTAGTTGATACACAGATAGATGGCAATCCGATGAAGattgttttagtatatatatatatatatatatatatatatatataaaagaaaacatGACATAAACTTTGTATCAATAACTATTATCTGCACAATAAATATCTGGCATATTGCCCGCTTTCCTTTTTGCGCGTTCAGAAATCAACTGAACCATAGAATATCTTGCCGACTGGCGAGAACTGGTTAAGAGTTAGACTAAATGCCttttgaacaatgaaaaagattaGAGCATTAATAAATGTCACCACCGTTTGACTTTCTAAATATGAAATAGACTAAACTAATATGATATTACTTTCTAAAATCCATAATTATACAATCACAACCCTGGTTCTGATTCACACCTACAAAGGTAAATTAGAGGTACAAGACAAGTCGAGCAACACTGTCATAAAGCTCTGCTCAATCAATTCCAGAATGAAGCAATCAATCTAGTACAAAAAGATGAGCATTGAAAAGACAAATGCTGAATAATAACTGTAAGAACCTGTGATATTCACCAATTCCagtacaaataaaaaattattttacttcCTTTTTCTTAACCCCCCTGAAAGTATTCAATTAgagggaaaaaaaaatacacccTTAAAGGGTCCGTAAAGGGAGAGACTAGAATTAGGTTACATCTCAAAGATCTCACATATACAATCAGGGCTATTATTCAGATTGTGGTGCAAACTGACTAACAATTGACACTATTTTAGTACCTGTGACCATATTGCAGCTTGTCCGCATAAGACCGAGAGTGGATCTCACAAAATAGTGTTTCCCATATCCGGAGTTCAAGAGACAAACCTTGTATTCACTAATATGTCCTGGAATGTACTGCTTATGCAAGCTGATACACATAAGACAATATAATACCTGAAGAATTAGATAAAGAAGACTATTAAGAGCACGTTAGGAACAAGTCTATAAGCATTTTCAATATTGATACAACATTAACAGTGTCAATGCTCTGTTGCCATTCCGTAGTAATATAGTGTATAAGTTGCCAAAAGCCCAAAACCAGGGAGCAAACAAAAATAGGAAACTCACCATGAATGTGTTGGGTATGATTTGGCATGATCAGGCTTCTAAAGTTATGGTTGACCTTTTGTGTCATCCCTGCCGGTTTTGGAATAAGGTGTAAGTGACGGAAACGAAGGCACAGCGCGTAATACAAATTTGCGGCTACTTCTCAGAGATTCTGAAGAGTTATTGAGATGATGTGGGGGGGAGATGCGCTTCTTATTTGGAGAGCTCATTTTCACAGATTTGACAGTGGTAGATGAGTGCTTCAGTATCTCAGGCGTGTCATCTTCAAACATGTCAGGGTCTTTGCTGCCAGCACCAAAATCTTTGAGATCAAGAGTGACCGACTGTCTACATGGTGTTATGGGTGAGCTTCGCCATCTGAGTACGCTACTAGGTGGCGGTGGGACGCATTCAGCAGAAGAATGAGGCAGTGAAACGTTCCTCGAGTTGCTATTTATCACATCAGTATCTGACGATTGCGAACAGGGTGCAAGTATGGGATCATCATCCGTCCCTACTAATTCTACTGTGTTCTCCGAAACTTTTTCGGCATGAAGAGCAACTAAATCTGTAGATTTAGTCTTTTCTAACAGGACACCATGGCATTGTGAAATTTCTGGAGACGAAGGTCTCCCTTCAGACGTCAACATATCATGATGAGAATCTAAAGTCTGCATAAATCTCCTGAAGGGTAGCCGAGATTTGGGAGCATTTTTTCTCTGACTGCATTTGAAGATGTAAACAGAGTGATTGGAAACTTCAAAAAATAACATAACTACGGACTTGTTATCTACAGCTTATAAACATCTGATTTGAACAATAATTTTGTAAGTTTATCTCGAATAAGTAAAAATCACCAGACAAACAGCAAAAACCAATTTTAGTAAGGGAAACTGGGTTTGTTATTGAAATTTTGAGAATCAGTTTCAACATGTAAAGCTATAATTCGGTTTAGTAAATTTAAGAGATGAGAACTAGGCCTCAAGGGTCAACTTTATCTTACTCTGAGCACTCTAATGCTGGTGTAACTGGCGACAAGTGAGGATAATTATGCATCCTACTGCTGGGAAAATTACTGTTGGCCATCGTTGTTCCTTCTGACATTTCAAGAGATGCtctcttgatcataatttctcTCGCAATATTATAATCTGGAAATAGAGAGGTTCAGGATTAATATGAAGCAGATCAACTCAATGAGAATTAAACACATCACTTGTGTACATGAAGCAGGATGCAGCTAATTAAGTTACAGTTTCATTCAGGTCAATGACCATGTCTGTTAGAAACAAAAAAACTATAAGAGTAAAGTGAGAGAAGTTAACAAACACATTACAATCAGTAGACTGAACTAACATATGGAGCAAAATTTGGCAGCTAGCATAGAGAGCATTAGATGACCAGATTTGATCCAGTAGACCACTATGCAGTATTGTATAATATAGGTTTGTCTAATAGTAGGATTGACATCTTACAACGAAGGTCACAGATTTGAATCCTACTACAAGGGTCATTGGGCATAAGGTAACTAACATACATCCAAATTCCAGAAGGTTGATTTATATGTTTGCCTTCTATTTTCAATATACTCCTCCCATATGCATAATAAACGAGATTAGTTAACCCTGCCTATTCAAGCAACTGTTTACCGAACACCACAAAAAAACAACTAGTGTTTAATGGACAATTCGGGATCAATCACTGACTCTCAATACACCCTCTCAAGACAGATTCTAAACAGAATCTCAGCGAAAATGAAAACATGCCGAGTGTATAACAGAGTAGATACTGCACCTCGCACATTGATTGGACAATTTACctcttaaatcataaaaacaacAGGAGGGCATCCAATCAAGAAAATTGCGTCGAGAAGCTTAATTATACTTCACCCATGAGACTGGGAGTAAATCAGGTCAAAAGAATTTCCTTCCAGGTTGGAAAATTTGACAGACGGCTCTTATAATTAACTGATAAGGTGAACCGAACCAAGTGCAAATGAAAAGCCTAACTCTGCATATTTTAACATTGCAGATATCCGGGATAACAATATACAATTGAGCTTTATCTAGGTGCATTATTAGGAGTGGGAGGAGAAAGCATTTAGTTATAAATGTTTTTgaaaaattacctacaataatctAAACTTTCTCTCGTTTCCTACGATAATTCCACcaattgattaaccataaataatctcaacttctGAGTCACTTAACCAAGAATGTTGTTGCTCAATTGTTAActtgtaattaaaatttaaaaaattaaaagaaaaaatcaacTACTCTCCATCCCTTTTCCACTGAACCTGCCAGCCCTCCATTAGCCTTTGCCATTTACCCCTCCCTCCCTTTCGCCACACACCGCCCTCCACAGTCCACAACCCATTAGCCTAAACCCGACCATTCCTTGACTCAGACTCATGCCCTGATTCTTTACCCGAACTTGGCCATTTCCTGACCCGGACTCATGCGCTAATTCTTAACCCAAACCCGAACATTCCCTGACCCAGACTCATACCTTGATTCTTCACCCGTACCCGACGCATTTCTCTTCTAAAACCCACAACAAAATCACCATTATCATCGAAAAAAATTCATCAATTAACTAATAAATCAAGAAAAATCAGACACTAAAATTGTTATTTGTAGTAGTGATATTAGTAATTGCACTAAGCTTTGGTGTGTTTTTAGATTTAAAATCATCAAAACAGAGGACTTTTCATGTAGTAGAAGATAGAAGAAGAAAATAGTGTAGTAGAAGAAAACAAGGTATGTGAATGGTAAACCTAAGGCAAAGGATATGAGAGGGCTGAGGTGGTGGGCACTAGGATTTGAGGGGTTAATTGGCTCTCAATCACCCTTTTACTAGCGAGCGTGGGCTGATAGTTTTGTTAGAGAAATAATGAGGTTACATGGGTTTCTTTCAACGATAGTGTCGGATCGTGACAAGGTTTTTATGACTATCTTATGGAGGGAAATATTTCGATTGCAACAAACTGAGTTATTGAGCAGCACAGCATATCATCCACAGGCAAATGGCCAAAGTGAAATTATGAACAAGGTGGTAGAGACGTACTTATGATGCTTTGCGAATGAGAACCTAAGAAGTGGACGGAATGGTTACATTGGGCTGAATTCAGTTATAACACCTCACCTCATCTTTCAACTCGAGTGTCTCCATTTCAGGCTTTATATGGGCGGGTGCCTCCCCATGTAGTTCGAATGGGACATCAACACACTCCAGTTGACTCTTTGAACCAGCTACAAAAAGAATGGGATGTAATGTTGGAAGAACTCCGGTTTAATATTTTGAAGACACAACAACGGATGAAGTATTATGTGGatcactgtcacatgattcactaatctccttgcaaATCGCGAATCAAGGAAagtgaattatggtcggttttgggctgtTTTAAAGTCATTTTCAGCGAATCGTGCATACAGAAAACGAATTAACTGGCAAATTATGTTACCACTGATACGAATAAATGACGAAAGGATGTTGCCTATCAATGAGATTGGGTTTTTATGAAATTGCACCCATATAGATAGAAAACTTTGGCTAAACGCATCAATGAGATGTTGAGTCTTCGTTCTATGGCCCATATCAAATTACTCAGCGGATTGGTAAGGTTGCTACTGGCTCTTCCTACAGATTGCCAACTACACCCAGTCTTTCACGTGTATCAGCTCAAGAGGGCAACTGGAGCACCTGATGTTGCAGTGGCTGCTCCTCCTTTGACTATGGACTTAGAATAGTTGGTCCAACCTGCTGATATACTCCAAGTTAGATAGGAGCCGTCACAGCCTAGAGAGATACTGGTTGCTTTGGAAGCTTGGATATAACCAAATCTACTTGGAAAGATGCGAATAAAATTCTTCTTGGCTTTTCTTATTTcacaccttgaggacaaggtgcaACTTTTGGCAGGCGGTATTGTCATGTCCGAGACAGAGACAGAGGTGGAAGTGGAACCTAGGCTGAAGACCTATCAGAGGAGGCGTAAGAAAGACAGTGGGGAAGGGTCAGTCCAATTAAGAGGAAAAGGTGCATTATTAGGAGTGGGAGGAGAAAACATTTAGTTAAatgttttctattttgtttGTCATATTCTATTATTTTAGTTGTTGGGTCTTGATGCCTATATAAGCACATGTTGTATTGAATAGAGGGtgaagaaaattaataaaaagtgggACTTAGGAGCAGTAGTGCTCGAAACTTTGATGTTCATTCTTGTGTTTCTTTCTTTCATTCTTTCTattctttttttctcttttttcttgaACAGTAGATTGGAGACTTGGTGTGTCTCAAGATGATGCAAAAGCAAACTATCTAATATAATAATAGCAAAACAGTCTATGGGAAAAGAACCTTGTTACTCCTATAGTCCTATTTAACTAGAGAATCTTGAAAAATCCCTTCTTCACTCTAAAGTAGAAAATACCTTTTGTAGTGTTAAACCACCCAAATTCCATCACCAACCCTTCAATCTTTCTAGCAATGAGAGTTAATATGTTGTCTAATTGTCTCCTTCACATAGTAATCTAAATTGGTCAAAACATTTGCAGAAATCTTTTCAAGTCTATacttaaaataatatcatatttcCACAATTAAAATCCatgtttttcttcttttgagTTTGGTGCTTTAACTGTGCTTTGAAAGCATAAATTCCAGATGCTCCCTTATTCCCAAATTCGTCAAATGACATTATATTCCACCAATTTAATTCTAATGTTCCATTCATAGAAACACATCTAttgttaataattttgtttactTCCCCTCTCAGACCCATCTTAAAGGAATAATCATACACACTTTCTGTCAAGCATATTAATCTCTACAAAGTTCATAAAGATCAACATACATTTATTTGTGCATATTTACATGACATAAAAAGCCGTTTAACCCTATTCAATGCTCAATCATCAAAGATATTGTAGTTCCATTGAGAATTGACTAAAGGATCAACATTAATTGGAAAGATTGCATGGTCATACTAAGCACAAGAGAAAAATTACCAAACAATAATCTAATTCCTATTGCTCAAGCAACAACATTTAAGATTCAACAAACCCCTTAAAATGTCCTACAAACCCCAAGATGTTCTATATATAGCGGCTAAAATTTCGCAAGCAAGTGTTACTTACTTTGTTTTAGAAAATCCTTCACTTTAAAACTTATCTTATGTGTACACGATGCTTAGTTATTAAGCCTAGTGTATTAACTctttatcatataaaaataatgaaagattAAGGGGGAGTAAGGCAATTGGTTGTTGGTTCATTGTTGCCTGCTTCAATTGGCTTGTTCAACAAGTTGGTTGCATTGGCATGCTCTATTAGCTTTGTAAAGCCAACCAAATAAGACAATTGTTACCGGAGATGTCTAGTGATACACGTTGGttgtttgattgtttattagagaaaaagtggcaACCAAAAACCAAAGAAAAAAGCTACTAAGACCAACCATTTCATTTTGGCTTATAagtaaaaaacaattaaagatGGCGTAAAAAACAATTGTAAAAGTCAAGGGCTTGCACTACTAATAATTCTTACTACATTAATAATCCATAACTCATAATACACCAAACTTTTTAATGTTCTCACTAACATAATTTATTTCAGTCGCAAATTAGATGTTATACCGAGTATTCTGTCAACAACATTTCATCATTCCAATGatattaagtggctcccacctaggttAGGGTTTGGGGGGTCGGATTTACGCAAACATTAACCTTGTTATACACTTATAAGTGATAATAAAGAAGTTGTTTCCAATTGACCCTCGTAAACATTATTtgcaatttcacataaataagaggTTCGCATGATTCAATGGATTATAATAGACTATATTAATGGATAAAGAATTCTAGGATTGGATGTATTACATGCACTAAAATaaagtttataaaataaatgaatggTGTAAATGCattaaattaaagttaaaaggattaaataagaTTATGTTTTGaagtttaatttgtaaaaaCTTATCACCATACAAAATATTGTAGTTGATCTGCAATAGCCCAAAAAGGATTATGTAGTAACTAATTTGGGACGTAAAGAGTACATTACTTTGACTTTGACAACATGCAAAATATATGTTGTCAAGAATAGTTTTTCAAAGcaagaagaaaagaaattagCGCACACTGTTAAGTAAACAAATCCAATTAATATTACATCCAacaaaatgaaatgaaataaattaaGACAAGATTATAAGTTGGTAGcttttcttcatctttttcaCTAATCATTAGCATGTTCTTAGTTTCTTACTATTTCCATGACAAGCCACACACATATACACCAACACATAAACAGGACTAAGAATAGGATCTAatccaaatcaattaaaaataaaaataccataaaggataacaaataaaattgattCTCTCATAGAGCAAAAGACAaacaaatttgaacaactaatttACCTTCTTTTATTCCATATATATTTTTACATCCTTCACAGCGACATCCTTCTGAGCATCCCACATTAGCCTATTCAAGATATGATAGAGCAGAACTAGTAAATAAACAATATAGGTGTGAAGCACCAACATTTACAA harbors:
- the LOC130800922 gene encoding uncharacterized protein LOC130800922 isoform X4; this translates as MRTNLEFGGTYVIRPKGKHQATIVWLHGMGDKGLSWSQLFENLPLPNIKWICPTAPTRPVALLGGFPCTSWFDADDISENAPANMESLDASATHIANLLSSEPSDVKLGIGGFNMGAAIALYSVICQVLGRYSNGNPYPITLSIAVGLSGWLPCSSLLRTWTEDSQEAVLRAVDVPILLCHGLADEVVAYGHGEKAVEALTSIGFQNITFRSYEGLGHYTIPEETDEVCKWLTTVLDLEGTPSDS
- the LOC130800922 gene encoding uncharacterized protein LOC130800922 isoform X3, whose translation is MLGIQLVRKRQRLMRTNLEFGGTYVIRPKGKHQATIVWLHGMGDKGLSWSQLFENLPLPNIKWICPTAPTRPVALLGGFPCTSWFDADDISENAPANMESLDASATHIANLLSSEPSDVKLGIGGFNMGAAIALYSVICQVLGRYSNGNPYPITLSIAVGLSGWLPCSSLLRTWTEDSQEAVLRAVDVPILLCHGLADEVVAYGHGEKAVEALTSIGFQNITFRSYEGLGHYTIPEETDEVCKWLTTVLDLEGTPSDS
- the LOC130800922 gene encoding uncharacterized protein LOC130800922 isoform X2 codes for the protein MIGRKPVLKSLLDKIFPLLQLVRKRQRLMRTNLEFGGTYVIRPKGKHQATIVWLHGMGDKGLSWSQLFENLPLPNIKWICPTAPTRPVALLGGFPCTSWFDADDISENAPANMESLDASATHIANLLSSEPSDVKLGIGGFNMGAAIALYSVICQVLGRYSNGNPYPITLSIAVGLSGWLPCSSLLRTWTEDSQEAVLRAVDVPILLCHGLADEVVAYGHGEKAVEALTSIGFQNITFRSYEGYTILILTSKHMLNNGIYMNIYNIHTQ
- the LOC130800922 gene encoding uncharacterized protein LOC130800922 isoform X1 gives rise to the protein MIGRKPVLKSLLDKIFPLLQLVRKRQRLMRTNLEFGGTYVIRPKGKHQATIVWLHGMGDKGLSWSQLFENLPLPNIKWICPTAPTRPVALLGGFPCTSWFDADDISENAPANMESLDASATHIANLLSSEPSDVKLGIGGFNMGAAIALYSVICQVLGRYSNGNPYPITLSIAVGLSGWLPCSSLLRTWTEDSQEAVLRAVDVPILLCHGLADEVVAYGHGEKAVEALTSIGFQNITFRSYEGLGHYTIPEETDEVCKWLTTVLDLEGTPSDS